Proteins encoded together in one Flavobacteriales bacterium window:
- a CDS encoding capsular biosynthesis protein, whose translation MRICIDLDGVIAKLKTADESYADLEPVPGAVEKLKQLKDNGHYIIIHTARHMKTCEGNVGKVLMKLGKITLDWLEKHNVPYDEIYFGKPWAEIYIDDNALRFSSWAEINGDGSSLPESHEKQKSRTT comes from the coding sequence ATGAGGATTTGTATCGATCTGGATGGGGTGATTGCGAAACTGAAGACGGCGGATGAGTCCTATGCCGATCTGGAACCGGTGCCAGGTGCTGTGGAAAAGTTGAAGCAACTGAAGGACAACGGGCATTATATCATCATCCATACCGCCAGGCACATGAAAACCTGTGAGGGCAATGTGGGAAAGGTGTTGATGAAACTCGGAAAGATCACCCTGGACTGGCTCGAGAAACACAATGTGCCTTATGATGAGATCTATTTCGGTAAGCCCTGGGCGGAAATATATATTGATGATAATGCCTTGCGGTTTTCTTCCTGGGCTGAGATCAACGGGGATGGAAGCAGCCTTCCGGAATCCCATGAAAAACAAAAAAGCAGGACCACATGA
- a CDS encoding NAD-dependent epimerase/dehydratase family protein codes for MGKIAIVTGSAGLIGSEAVRFFSDKFDTIIGIDNDMRSYFFGKDASVKWNKEHLQAECENYIHNEVDIRSYEALEKIFSKYGSDIALVVHTAAQPSHDWAAKEPLTDFSINASATLNLLEVTRLHAPEAVFIFTSTNKVYGDTPNDLPLVELDKRWEISKEHPYYANGIDEHMSIDQSKHSVFGASKVAADVMTQEYGKYFGMKTGVFRGGCLTGPRHTGAQLHGFLAYLMKCTITGTPYTIFGYKGKQVRDNIHSYDLVNMFWQFYKQPRPGEVYNAGGGRNSNCSMLEAIEICERLTGKKLSYSYSEDNRVGDHIWWISDVGKFKSHYPDWNWKYDLEAILSEMHEEMLSRYSHA; via the coding sequence ATGGGTAAAATAGCCATTGTCACAGGTTCTGCCGGTCTCATCGGAAGTGAGGCCGTGCGTTTTTTCTCGGATAAGTTCGATACCATCATCGGCATTGATAATGATATGCGGTCCTATTTTTTCGGGAAGGATGCATCGGTAAAATGGAACAAAGAGCACCTTCAAGCAGAATGTGAGAATTACATTCACAACGAGGTGGACATCCGCTCCTATGAAGCCCTGGAAAAGATATTCAGTAAATATGGTTCAGATATCGCCCTGGTGGTCCATACCGCTGCCCAGCCCAGTCACGACTGGGCAGCCAAGGAACCCTTGACAGACTTTTCTATTAATGCTTCGGCTACCCTGAATCTGCTGGAGGTTACAAGGCTGCACGCTCCTGAGGCCGTCTTTATCTTTACCTCCACGAACAAGGTTTACGGCGATACACCCAATGATCTTCCTTTGGTTGAACTCGACAAGCGTTGGGAGATAAGCAAAGAACATCCTTACTATGCCAACGGCATTGATGAACACATGTCGATCGATCAAAGCAAACACTCGGTATTCGGGGCCTCCAAGGTCGCAGCGGATGTGATGACCCAGGAATATGGCAAGTATTTCGGTATGAAAACCGGCGTTTTCAGAGGTGGTTGCCTTACCGGACCGCGGCACACAGGTGCTCAGCTACATGGCTTTCTTGCCTACCTGATGAAGTGCACCATTACCGGCACGCCCTACACCATATTCGGATACAAGGGGAAACAGGTGAGGGATAATATTCATTCGTATGATCTGGTGAATATGTTCTGGCAGTTTTATAAACAACCCCGCCCGGGAGAAGTTTATAATGCCGGAGGAGGCAGAAATTCCAACTGCTCCATGCTGGAAGCAATTGAGATCTGCGAGCGGCTGACGGGAAAAAAACTGAGTTATAGCTATAGCGAAGACAACCGTGTTGGCGATCACATCTGGTGGATCAGCGATGTGGGAAAGTTCAAATCGCACTACCCGGATTGGAACTGGAAGTACGATCTGGAAGCTATCCTGAGTGAAATGCATGAAGAAATGCTATCAAGGTATTCGCATGCCTAA
- a CDS encoding glycosyltransferase yields MKPLFSVIIPTYNRGDLIEKAITGMITQSFEAWELIIVDDGSTDDTSKRVSRFTDSRIKYVYQENAERSAARNNGIDKAQGDYICFLDSDDHFASNHLQAFHDFIESVKPTPGLMMGVIENVNDRGESMGEFGPYPDRNDLLEYLIAHRLTFPLNACCIHRDVLQETRFDPRFNIWEDSHLAFRILTRWPYYGVKDACVHVVAHEGSGVVQIRRQVQLEKVLRYETAVRDLFTQCGPIRPEVFSLKNRTDYIFTKLSGFFYSARISGQYQIAFRLMTLLWKKYFRLSDTGFYIKGGIKLLLNRTLGIKTR; encoded by the coding sequence ATGAAACCTCTGTTTTCTGTCATCATACCCACATATAACCGTGGTGACCTGATTGAGAAAGCGATCACAGGAATGATCACACAAAGCTTTGAGGCGTGGGAGCTGATCATTGTCGATGACGGTTCTACCGATGATACTTCCAAACGTGTTTCCCGGTTTACGGATTCACGCATCAAGTATGTCTACCAGGAAAACGCGGAAAGAAGTGCTGCCCGGAACAATGGCATTGATAAGGCGCAGGGAGATTACATCTGTTTTCTGGACAGCGATGATCATTTTGCAAGCAATCACCTGCAGGCTTTTCATGATTTTATTGAATCCGTGAAACCCACCCCGGGGCTTATGATGGGGGTGATTGAGAATGTCAATGACAGGGGAGAATCAATGGGTGAGTTCGGCCCATACCCGGACAGGAATGATCTGTTGGAATACCTGATCGCTCATCGCCTTACCTTCCCGCTGAATGCATGTTGCATACACCGGGATGTGCTTCAGGAAACACGGTTTGATCCTCGTTTTAATATCTGGGAAGATTCCCATCTTGCCTTTCGCATCCTGACCCGATGGCCCTATTACGGCGTAAAGGACGCCTGCGTACATGTGGTGGCACACGAGGGATCGGGGGTTGTTCAGATTCGCAGGCAGGTGCAGCTGGAAAAGGTCTTGAGATATGAAACCGCTGTACGGGATCTTTTCACGCAATGTGGCCCCATCAGACCGGAGGTGTTTTCACTAAAAAATCGCACCGATTATATATTTACAAAACTTTCAGGCTTTTTTTACAGCGCCAGGATAAGCGGTCAATACCAGATCGCTTTCCGGCTAATGACATTGTTGTGGAAGAAGTACTTTCGTTTGTCGGATACCGGATTCTATATAAAAGGGGGAATTAAACTGCTGTTAAATCGTACACTTGGAATTAAGACCAGGTAA
- a CDS encoding glycosyltransferase family 2 protein has protein sequence MNMVIPMAGAGQRFVDAGYEIPKYLIQAKGKSLLEWSVDSLPLDICSRLIFVVLASHEKEHGLENWLNDLYGKYCPVSLVMLDAPTRGQAETVMKARDVIDPSASLLIYNIDTRFVSDTLQEMLCREDNDGVLGCFESIEPRFSFAKTDDHGRVVEVTEKVPISTHALTGLYHFRNANDFFQVASDSIAANETVKGEFYVAPMYNALITQGRNFVLDQARHVDILGTPEELNQFLAS, from the coding sequence ATGAACATGGTGATTCCCATGGCAGGCGCCGGTCAGCGTTTTGTTGATGCCGGCTATGAGATTCCCAAGTACCTCATTCAGGCCAAAGGAAAATCATTGCTTGAGTGGAGTGTGGATTCATTGCCGCTTGACATTTGCAGCCGGCTGATATTCGTGGTGCTTGCCAGTCATGAAAAGGAACATGGTCTGGAAAATTGGCTGAATGATCTGTACGGTAAGTATTGTCCGGTAAGCCTTGTCATGCTTGACGCTCCAACGCGCGGGCAGGCCGAAACGGTGATGAAGGCAAGGGATGTCATCGACCCGTCTGCATCTTTGCTGATCTATAATATTGATACACGGTTTGTTTCCGATACCCTGCAGGAGATGCTGTGCAGGGAAGACAACGACGGTGTTCTGGGGTGTTTTGAAAGCATTGAGCCCAGGTTCAGTTTTGCCAAAACCGATGATCATGGCCGTGTTGTGGAAGTCACGGAGAAGGTGCCCATCAGCACCCATGCACTCACCGGTCTGTATCACTTCAGAAATGCGAACGATTTTTTTCAGGTGGCGTCGGATTCTATTGCTGCCAACGAAACGGTAAAGGGCGAATTCTACGTGGCGCCCATGTATAATGCACTGATCACACAAGGTCGTAACTTCGTGCTGGATCAGGCCCGTCATGTTGATATTCTCGGGACGCCGGAAGAGTTGAATCAATTCCTTGCATCATGA
- a CDS encoding glycosyltransferase, whose product MYRGPSGLAFTYHRYAYNGYIYPSKIPDQRRSIHSLRNMVEHLKSWIRTILARVLYNLFYRYAKSWDVSRDGHPLKNGITAVVCAKNEAYLISFCLKSLIGVVDQVICIDNGSSDGTLEEMQRFNEEHNADLEVTVLSLPGKTLGECRNAGLDNSRYKWHLRWDADMLCRTSGENDMRKLRNKVLSNDRPRTIQLPRLNLRGDFKYTRAEGAADPGEPILVRFGRHIIYREFGRFDAISTPFYYSMISEKKHYYVHCEGIKPDDNLIYRYQYFDWREQYNKYNDNNRPESVQTFENFVKHGWTGFGTTDHRAIKWRFQRLYCSTMKPLLNGELGGYPDVLADELLKENPRFNVILKDSMPYTRLDFEDPEMHDYVPTEDDYAWETENEKILKRHHGR is encoded by the coding sequence ATGTACCGAGGTCCGTCCGGCCTTGCTTTTACTTATCACAGATATGCATATAATGGCTACATTTACCCGTCAAAAATCCCCGATCAAAGACGGAGCATTCACAGTCTGCGAAATATGGTTGAACATCTGAAATCATGGATCAGAACTATCCTTGCCCGGGTACTTTACAATCTCTTTTACCGGTACGCAAAGAGTTGGGATGTTTCAAGAGATGGGCATCCCCTGAAGAATGGAATCACGGCGGTGGTTTGTGCAAAAAATGAGGCATACCTGATATCATTCTGCCTGAAAAGCCTGATTGGTGTGGTAGACCAGGTAATATGCATTGACAACGGATCATCGGACGGAACATTGGAAGAGATGCAACGCTTCAATGAAGAACATAACGCTGATCTCGAAGTGACCGTGCTTTCACTGCCGGGTAAGACACTGGGTGAGTGCCGCAATGCAGGGCTGGATAATAGCCGCTATAAATGGCACCTGCGGTGGGATGCCGACATGCTGTGCAGAACTTCCGGTGAAAACGACATGAGGAAACTGAGAAACAAAGTGCTGTCAAACGACCGGCCCCGTACAATTCAATTGCCAAGACTGAATTTGCGCGGGGATTTCAAATACACCCGGGCTGAAGGCGCGGCAGATCCGGGAGAACCTATCCTTGTGAGGTTCGGAAGACATATCATTTATAGAGAATTCGGACGGTTTGATGCCATATCAACACCATTCTATTATTCGATGATCAGCGAGAAAAAACACTACTATGTTCACTGCGAGGGGATCAAACCGGATGATAACCTGATCTACCGTTACCAATATTTCGATTGGCGGGAACAGTATAACAAATACAATGATAATAACAGACCGGAATCCGTTCAGACGTTTGAGAACTTTGTAAAACATGGATGGACCGGCTTCGGCACCACGGATCATCGCGCGATCAAATGGCGTTTTCAAAGGCTGTATTGCTCTACCATGAAGCCATTACTGAACGGTGAACTGGGTGGCTATCCGGATGTGCTGGCAGATGAACTCTTAAAAGAGAATCCGCGCTTTAATGTTATCCTTAAGGATAGCATGCCTTATACGAGACTTGATTTTGAAGATCCGGAGATGCATGATTATGTACCAACGGAAGATGACTATGCCTGGGAGACGGAAAACGAAAAGATTCTTAAACGCCACCATGGTCGATAA
- a CDS encoding polysaccharide deacetylase family protein yields MYRTWVDLSWGSPLTIKPRNGSLILMYHGVDILGSKRFNLRHMPLSDFIHQLEWLHTHCQVVDLREIFSEKDREESSKPRVAITFDDAFRNVFKYAVPELVKRKLPATIFVTGVNRLDCDILWGDMVSLARTLVKEDVTVNGRTFRYVPGEEHKDPDSGESLSEVCHKNDYRFKHEMIEAFGKKFDRYKDELLDYWQLMSDDEIRKTADTSCVRIGSHAWYHNNLPNVPLEMAREELISSKNYLHDLVGYDIQTLAYPDGDYSPQLVDVAYDLGLTCQCTTETYIGDTTNDPRIRTRVGLYPAYSWKNQLNYAFRNAIHPI; encoded by the coding sequence ATGTACCGTACCTGGGTGGATTTATCCTGGGGGTCGCCGTTGACCATCAAGCCACGCAATGGTTCTCTTATTCTGATGTACCATGGCGTGGACATACTCGGCAGCAAGCGGTTTAACTTAAGGCATATGCCCCTGAGCGATTTTATTCATCAGCTTGAATGGTTGCACACCCATTGTCAGGTGGTCGATCTCAGGGAAATTTTTTCTGAAAAGGACCGGGAGGAATCATCCAAACCAAGGGTGGCGATAACGTTTGATGATGCGTTCAGAAATGTTTTCAAATATGCGGTTCCTGAACTGGTAAAACGGAAATTGCCCGCGACCATCTTTGTGACCGGTGTGAACAGATTGGATTGCGACATCCTGTGGGGTGATATGGTGAGCCTTGCCAGGACATTGGTGAAGGAAGATGTAACGGTCAATGGACGAACCTTCCGGTATGTGCCCGGAGAGGAGCATAAGGATCCGGATTCGGGTGAATCGCTCAGTGAAGTTTGCCATAAGAATGATTATCGCTTCAAACATGAAATGATCGAGGCTTTCGGGAAAAAATTCGACCGGTACAAAGATGAACTCCTTGACTACTGGCAGCTGATGAGTGATGATGAGATCCGGAAGACGGCGGATACGTCTTGTGTCCGGATAGGTTCACACGCGTGGTATCATAACAATCTTCCCAATGTTCCACTGGAGATGGCCAGGGAAGAACTGATCTCATCAAAGAACTATCTTCACGATCTGGTGGGTTATGATATCCAAACGCTTGCCTATCCAGATGGAGATTACTCTCCTCAACTTGTTGATGTGGCATACGATCTTGGACTTACCTGTCAATGTACCACGGAAACATATATCGGGGACACCACCAATGATCCCAGGATAAGAACACGGGTGGGCCTGTACCCCGCTTATTCCTGGAAGAACCAGCTGAACTATGCGTTTAGGAATGCAATTCACCCGATCTGA
- a CDS encoding FkbM family methyltransferase: MPKINLFTTYYADRSPERQMENLYSIRKNLDCSYVDKVYLILQDNNSDPDISGYDHKLQLVPLGERPTFEKLFEIANSHSKEEDFSIIANTDIFFDRHISLLKYIDWKDTALALTRWDILGNGNARFFNRDDSQDVWIFKGRIKKITGDYFIGQHGCDNRLIYEMRQSGYRVQNPSYHLKTFHYHMSQLREYFKDPNYKWVSEPYGYVKPEPLFSPSELHDLKTKDPEMYHLLKNDRRMFRTFRYDFYKKIFRDSKRGEKFKAACKMLVNYHYLKKLTGKGAKAMEYRIDGAWNHVHGGFLKHAFPKFVLGNIVSPLLKIGPVLRMYNAIYESASPKWVNVFHAYVQLPDKDFDWQIRLRNRHRVTTRVERGKKFTMQFALDYRWYSPGLSFLEDRLVSRSGRDACFADVGSNLGMRSLTALSMHRRVIMIEPNRELNAINNSRCTQNNFTDYKILEFGVSSSAGEFTFYYDQSTYLSSFVEERVKPRGYASEEMVQTRTLDDLLSENMQGELYIKVDVEGYEWEVLKGSERILKEHQPTWLIEINDKGENFEKIFNLMHGHGYICCAIRVSEPRPPLLFRITDISDTGAIQESCDFLFCKEDVLKVCQDLF, from the coding sequence ATGCCTAAAATTAATTTGTTCACCACCTACTATGCAGATCGTTCGCCGGAAAGGCAAATGGAAAATCTGTATAGCATCAGGAAGAACCTGGATTGTTCCTATGTGGATAAGGTTTACCTGATCCTTCAGGACAACAATTCGGATCCGGATATCAGTGGATATGATCATAAGCTACAGCTGGTCCCGCTGGGTGAACGTCCCACCTTTGAAAAGTTATTTGAGATCGCAAACAGCCATTCCAAAGAGGAGGATTTCAGCATCATTGCCAATACCGATATATTTTTCGACCGGCATATCTCTCTTCTTAAATACATCGACTGGAAAGACACGGCCCTTGCATTGACCCGATGGGATATTCTCGGCAATGGCAATGCGCGGTTCTTTAACAGGGACGACAGTCAGGATGTCTGGATATTTAAAGGCAGGATAAAAAAGATCACCGGTGACTATTTTATAGGCCAGCATGGTTGTGATAACCGGCTTATTTATGAAATGAGGCAAAGCGGATATCGGGTGCAGAATCCGTCGTATCACCTCAAGACATTCCACTATCACATGTCCCAGCTCAGGGAGTATTTCAAAGACCCGAACTACAAATGGGTAAGTGAGCCATATGGGTATGTGAAGCCTGAACCGCTCTTCAGCCCCTCCGAATTGCATGATCTTAAAACGAAGGATCCGGAAATGTACCATCTGTTGAAGAATGATAGAAGGATGTTCCGAACCTTCCGATATGATTTTTACAAAAAGATATTTCGTGATAGCAAGAGGGGGGAGAAATTTAAGGCAGCATGTAAAATGCTTGTGAATTATCACTACCTCAAAAAGCTGACCGGAAAAGGTGCGAAAGCAATGGAGTATAGAATAGATGGGGCGTGGAATCATGTGCATGGAGGGTTTCTGAAACACGCATTCCCGAAGTTTGTTTTGGGAAATATTGTTTCGCCGTTGTTGAAGATTGGGCCTGTCTTGCGGATGTACAATGCCATTTATGAAAGCGCCTCTCCGAAGTGGGTCAACGTATTTCATGCTTATGTGCAATTACCTGATAAGGATTTTGACTGGCAGATCCGGTTAAGGAATAGACACCGGGTCACAACCAGGGTGGAGCGCGGAAAGAAATTCACCATGCAATTTGCATTAGACTACCGGTGGTATTCTCCGGGACTATCGTTTCTGGAAGATCGTCTTGTCAGCCGGTCCGGTCGCGATGCGTGTTTTGCCGACGTAGGCAGTAACCTTGGAATGCGATCTCTGACGGCGCTATCCATGCATCGCCGGGTCATCATGATCGAACCCAACCGGGAGCTGAATGCCATCAACAATTCACGTTGCACGCAAAACAATTTCACCGATTATAAGATATTGGAATTCGGGGTGTCGTCCTCTGCCGGTGAATTTACCTTTTACTATGATCAGTCGACCTACCTCAGCAGTTTTGTGGAAGAACGCGTGAAGCCCCGGGGATACGCTTCGGAAGAGATGGTACAGACCAGAACCCTCGACGACTTATTGAGCGAGAATATGCAGGGCGAACTATATATCAAAGTGGATGTGGAAGGTTATGAATGGGAAGTGTTGAAGGGATCGGAACGTATATTGAAAGAACATCAGCCTACCTGGCTTATAGAGATCAACGACAAGGGCGAGAACTTTGAAAAGATATTTAACCTGATGCACGGTCATGGCTATATTTGCTGTGCCATTCGCGTGAGTGAGCCACGCCCCCCCTTGTTGTTCCGGATCACCGATATATCAGATACAGGGGCAATTCAGGAGTCCTGTGATTTTCTTTTTTGCAAGGAAGATGTACTGAAGGTTTGTCAGGATCTTTTCTGA
- a CDS encoding class I SAM-dependent methyltransferase → MVDKPPYHLDPSVIAILRCPISGSPLKPANAEDIDMINRAVENGSAKWYSGKVLTGPVQNLLVDEQQLYFYEIRDGIMVLIRSLAIPHPDKNIEVAAPEEGDEVTAGAMKFYDEFGWTIGDQAHVDAEKWEDLRPLTAKYRARCHMKIHQFLQKQGEFLLDVASGPLQYDEYLTYSGNYRKRICVDVSVNALMQAQKRLGENGVYILGDITNLPFETATIDTALSLHTIYHVDKSKQLKAIEELCRVAKPGPNTIIVYTWAGHARIRKFMGWYEAVSIKLASIGIKAFAPLKIEQKSSNDLPHDMLYFHAYSYEWFRKNVTAPFTVYSWRITSVPFMQRFVKEGWVGKILLGTFNILESLFPKFMGRFGQYPIIVINTKKKA, encoded by the coding sequence ATGGTCGATAAGCCTCCATATCACCTGGATCCTTCGGTAATCGCCATCCTGAGATGTCCGATCAGTGGTTCGCCACTAAAGCCAGCCAACGCTGAAGACATTGACATGATCAATAGGGCCGTGGAAAATGGTTCAGCCAAATGGTACAGCGGTAAAGTTCTTACAGGTCCCGTTCAGAATTTGCTGGTGGATGAGCAACAACTTTATTTCTATGAGATTCGTGATGGCATCATGGTTCTGATTCGTTCCTTGGCCATTCCACACCCGGATAAAAACATTGAAGTGGCGGCACCGGAAGAAGGTGATGAGGTTACCGCAGGAGCTATGAAGTTCTACGACGAATTCGGATGGACCATAGGGGACCAGGCCCATGTAGATGCGGAAAAATGGGAGGACCTCAGACCGCTGACTGCGAAATACCGCGCACGGTGCCACATGAAGATTCATCAATTTCTTCAGAAGCAAGGAGAGTTCCTGTTGGATGTGGCTTCCGGCCCGCTGCAGTATGACGAATATCTGACCTACTCCGGGAATTACCGAAAAAGGATTTGTGTGGACGTTTCAGTGAATGCTTTGATGCAGGCCCAGAAACGTCTCGGTGAAAATGGGGTTTACATCCTCGGAGATATCACCAACCTGCCTTTCGAAACTGCCACCATTGACACAGCATTGTCTTTGCACACCATTTACCATGTGGACAAATCCAAACAGTTAAAGGCTATTGAAGAATTGTGCCGGGTGGCCAAACCGGGCCCCAATACCATTATTGTTTACACCTGGGCAGGGCATGCCCGGATCAGAAAGTTCATGGGATGGTATGAAGCGGTAAGCATCAAACTGGCGTCTATCGGCATAAAAGCATTTGCTCCGCTCAAGATCGAACAGAAATCATCCAACGATCTTCCGCATGACATGCTTTACTTTCATGCCTATTCCTATGAATGGTTCAGAAAAAATGTAACAGCGCCGTTCACCGTTTACAGCTGGCGCATCACAAGTGTACCATTCATGCAGCGATTTGTAAAAGAAGGATGGGTCGGAAAGATTTTACTCGGCACCTTCAATATACTGGAAAGCCTGTTCCCGAAATTCATGGGACGCTTCGGTCAGTACCCGATCATTGTGATCAATACAAAGAAGAAAGCCTGA